In Parasegetibacter sp. NRK P23, the genomic stretch GGTGGAACCTATTGGCCTGATTTTTTACGCCTTCAGCTGGCACCTTATCGGCTGGTGCCATAAACGCGTTGAATACCGCGACTTTCGTGTTTCCAGAATACAGCACATCAGGTATACGGAGCTTCCGTTCCGTAAAAAGGACCATATAGAAGTAGGCGAATACATGAAGCAGTTGCCCGTAAAGTATTAGCTATACTAACACAATATTTCCACCATTCGCTTTCTGCACACATCTTCGAAATCCGGCTGATTGAATGTTGCCAGAAAATTGATCCGGAGCGAAACATCTTCCATCATTTTCCGGATAACTATATCGGCAAGACTCAGGGATTTTGTTTTGCCGAACTGATCAGAAAAGACCTCTTTCAATGCCCCTTCACGATAACCTGAATCATCAATCACCATTACTTCATTGATTCTCATCTGCTCTTTTAATAAGATCAACTGTCTTTTACGCCGCACTAATCTTGTCGACATGGTTTCATATACGCAAGGCCAGGGCATCACGATTTTTCCGGCGGAGATTAGTTCCATAATGGCAAGACTATGCTCATGGAACTAATCTCCCGGGTCTAATAATCCCAGCCAAAATCCTGTATCAGTCAGTATTACATTTCTCATGCTAAAAATCTTCTTCATTCAATCCTTCTTTCAGCGCATATCCTTCCCACAATGCACGCTTTCTTTTTCCAAAAAGAAATTTTCCTTTCAGCTTCCCGTTTTTCTCATCAAGAAAAACAATGTACACCCTGTCAGTGGCTGCGGCTTTCATATATTTATTCAATTCCTGTCGGATGGATTCTGCCATATCCTCCTCAGCTTTTCTTTTGAAGAAAGCGAGCCCTTCTCCACATTCACGGGCCTCCTGTGCATCAAGAAAAGCATATAGGCCTGGATAATCCCCTTTCAATCCAAGGTCATAGGATAACCAGATGGTTTGATCTTTTTTCATTCTTTTGTTTTTGAAATAAGAACGCCAGGTGGTGGAGGTGGGGCGTTCCGGAATAATGCAACACAAATTTATACTGATTTTCCGGCTATAAAAACCAATTGGTGTTTTTCTATCCTCATTCACCGTTTTTTCACCGATCAAATCTTTTTTCATTTTTCAAAACACCACTGCCATAGGGCTGTCAGTGGGTGTGGCTTTCTTTGTGTTATCAAACAATAAAAACCTACAACAATGTCAAAGACCATCAACACACTATTAAAAGAAATGCAGGACGAAGCGGTTACCACCAGGAAAATGCTGTCTATTGTTCCTGAAGATAAATACGATTGGAAGCCGCATCCCAAAAGCATGAGTATGCGACAACTCGCCACGCATATCGCGGAACTTCCTTCCTGGGTATCCATGGCCGTTACTACGGACGAGTTGGATTTCGCCACATCGCCTTACACCCCCGTGCAGATTCATAACAACGAGGAGTTGCTGGCCTATTTTGAGAAAAACCTGGAAAGCGGACTGGAACTTCTTTCCAAATCCAATGAAGAAAAACTGGACGAAAAATGGGTACTGCGCAGCGGTAATGATATTTACGTGAACACAACGAAGGCAGGCATGATGAGGGTCAGCCTGAGCCAGACCATACACCACCGTGCACAACTGGGTGTGTTCCTGCGTTTGCTGGACATTCCCATCCCCGGAAGTTATGGCCCGAGCGCGGATGATATGTCGTTCTGATCAATCGAATACGCATTACCTATCTCATCCACGATCATGCAACTTTCCTGGGAATTATTTTTACGGACCATCGCCGGCAAAACCTCTGCCTGGATAAACGAGCAGCATGCGTTTGTTTCCTATCTTTCCGAAATGATATCGTACAACGGAAAGAAATTCAGGCCTGTGTCCAATACGGAAAATGGAGAAACCTCGGCAGAGACGATTTTCCACTACAAACAGGATGGAGAAGTACTCAGCGCGGCGTACGCAGGGGGAAAAATCCGCAAGGGCCACCTTCTTGGGATTGTTGATGAAGAGGGCCGCATCGAAATGTGTTATCACCAGGTAAACGATGAAGGTAAACTGATGACAGGCAGGTGCAGTTCGACGCCGGAAATACTTCCCAATGGAAAGATACGCCTTCACGAAGTATGGGAATGGACCAGTGGTGATAAAACCAGGGGCGTATCCGTGATTGAGGAGCTATGATCACGGTGAAAAAACGGGGTTAGCGTAACAAAAACATCTTTTAAAGTCCGGACTTTGGTCCGGACTTTTTTCTTACCTTCCATAGCTCTCCGTAACCTTCATGAAAAAATATACCCTTGATTCATTTCAATCACCTTCATCTATAACTTAAAAAAGAATACCAATGATGAAAAGAAGAGCAACCGCAGTATGGAAAGGGAACGGTCCCGATGGTTCCGGCAGCCTGAATGCGCCAAGCGGTTTTTTCAACGACACACCTTATTCCGCGAAAACCCGTTTCCAGAACGAAGACGGCAAAGCCGGCACTAACCCGGAAGAACTGATCGCAGCCGCACACTCAGGTTGCTTTAACATGGCCCTGAGTTTCGCGCTTACACAAGCCGGTTTTGTGGCTGAGGAACTTACTACAGAAGCAACCGTTACACTCGACCAGGTGGATGGAGGATTCGCGATCACAGCAATTGCGCTGAAACTTACGGGTAAGGTGCCTGGTATAGACGCGGAGAAATTCACCGAATTCGCCAATGGTGCAAAAGCGGGTTGCCCGGTGTCTAAAGCACTGTCGGCTGTGCCTATTTCGCTCGATGTGAGTTTTATCGGATAGACAAGATTTGAGGAATATTTCACGCAACTGCTTCCTGCTTTATACCTCGCAGTTCGCAGCGCAAAGAAGCACTGCTTCGTGCCTCGCAGAGGCAAGGCGTTGTTTCTTTGCGTTTTCTTTAGGATGAACACAGGTGTTTTTTAGTAAGGATTTATGGCCAATTATTATCTTGATAGTAGAACGGGGATTTCCGGCGAAGCATTACGGGAGGTGTTCAGGAATTTCGGTCCTGTACAGCCCACAGTATCAGGGAAGGAGGAGCATGTATCCTACACAGAGTTGCGTCCCCATCCTGCGTTATCGGGATTTATACATTGTTATTGGGAACTGAAAACGGAAAGTCCACTGCAAAATCCCTTCAACTATAGGGTAGTGGCTGATGGTTGTGTGGATGTATTTGCTGATGTATTGCAACCGCAAGAAAATTTTGTGATGGGCTTTTGTTCGGGCTATACCGAGTTCCCATTGCCCCGTTTTTTTCACTATGCAGGCATACGTTTTTTACCGGGTGCATTCCCGCTTTTTTTCCCGGTGAACGCAGCCGACCTTGCCAACCGGTCCGTTCAGTTGGATATGGTCAATAAAGCATGTTGCATTTTCCTGGAAACGATGGCCGACGCGTTTCAGGATGCTGCAATATTCAAACAAAAAGCCGACGCGTTTTTCCTCCCCAAGGCGCATCACGCCTTACTCGCTGCCGATCCAAGGGTTTTGAATGCACTTGCGTTACTGATCGGAAACGCCGGCAATATTCCCCTGGAACACAACCGGGAAACAGGTATCAGCTCCAGACAGTTGCGCCGGTTGTTCGGACATTATATTGGCGAATCACCAAAAACTTTCGGGAAGGTGGTGAGGTTCCAGCAGTTACTTGCGGCGAAACCTTCCGTGATTAGTCTCAAAAAGGAAAAACTCTTTTTCGACCTGGGTTATTACGACCAGGCGCATTTCATCAAAGACTTCAAAACCATGTTCGGGACCACTCCTTCCCAAGCGTTCTGATTATGTCCGTTTTTTACTATGTTCCCGGTGTTTTGACGCGCAACTTTGTGTCATCAATTTAACGCAATGCGCATCAATTTTTTCACCGCAATGCTTGCCCTGGTTTGTTGGTTTACCCCGGCAGGGCATGCCAATATTAAAACGACCACCATGAAAATGAACGCCGGCATAGTTACCAGTAAACTCGAAGCAACGAAAGCTTTTTACCAGGAAGTATTGCATTTCGGGGTCACCTTTGAAAATGAATTCTACTTGTTGATGCACACGCCTGGAAAGCAGGCTGAACTTGCTTTTCTGCTGCCGGATCACCCCAGTCAGCAACCGATTTTTCAACCGGCTTTTCCGGGAAAAGGGATGTTCCTGACGATAGAAGTGGACAACGTGGATGAGGTGTACAAAGAGATTAGCGCAAAGCATATTCCCATAGCCATCTCTTTACGCGATGAACCCTGGGGCGACCGGCATTTCGCGATCCTGGACCCGAACGGTATCGGTATTGATATCGTGACTTACAAGCCGCAATAAGCTTATTCTTTCACGGCCACCACGCGCAAACGTTTATAATCGGCTGTCCATACACCGTCGATGAAGTTGGTGGGCTTGAGTTTTTCCTGAACCTGTTGCAGCACTTCAGTAATGTCATTTTCGGTCATTCCATGGAAGAATGCGGATCCAAACATGCGCAGCCAGTTCACGATACCTTCCTCCTTTAATGGGGTGGGACGGTCGAAATGCGTGGCGAACCGGACCCTGAACCCGGCATTCTCCAGTACGGTGGCGTATTCCGCCAGTGAGGGAAAATACCAGCATTGCGCGGTTGCATTCTTTTCAAATCCTTTGTCGCGCAATTCAGCGCGCAGGGTGGAAACGATGGAGCCTACGTTTCCTTTTCCGCCCATTTCCAGTACCAGCCTGCCGCCTTTGCGGAGCGCCCTGTACATACACTGCGCCGCGCCTTTGTAATCCAAAACCCAGTGAAGGGTTGCATTGGAGAACACAGCATCGAAGGTGCCCGGAAACTGGAAGTTACTGGCGGAAGCGACATGGAATTCGATATCGGGGAACTTGGTTTTTGCGGCATCGATCATGTCCGGGGAGAAGTCGAAGCCTGTTACCTGAGCACCGGAAGCAGCTATCTGCCCGGCAAGGTCGCCGGTGCCGCAGCCCACGTCCAGAATGGTTTCGCCGGGCCTGGCATCCAGGATATCGAGCAGGGCCTCCCCGTATTTAGAAACAAAATCATGCTTCGTATCATAGAGCGAGGCGTTCCAATTCAAAGAGGAAGTGTTCATGGTTGGTTTTTACTGCACCAAGATATTTATTTCCCTGCTATTATCGCCGGCGTTTTCTACAGTAAGCAATTGCTTTGTGGTATCATAACGCCATTCAGTATCTGTAAGTGCCTTGCCGTTGATCGTGATTTTCACCGGCTTTACCGTTGTATAAAAACGGAGTGCATATTGTGTTGGCGGCACTTCAAAATCCCCTGATGGTTTGTTCACCGTTATCTTTGTTGTGTTCTTTTCCTTCAGCAGTTGAACACTGGTAAAGGCGAATCCGCCTTTTTGGTAATCCAGGCTTTTCCCATCATCCTGGTACATTTTACAGGTACCGGAACTGCCATCATACACCTGCAATGTAAGCGTGTCCACGGCGCTTTCGCCGTGATAAAGCATAGCGGGCTGCATGGGGAGTATGGCGCCTGCTTTCACAAACATGGGCATTTCATCGATTGGTGTTACCACATGCAGGTATTGCTTTCCTTTGTGCCGGGAGCCTGTCCAGAAATTCACCCATTCCCCTTCCGGTAAATACACGGTACGTGTTTGCGCGCCTTTCACGGTAACAGGACATACCATCAGCGATGGCCCCAGCATATACTGGTCGGTGATGTTGTACACACGCTCGTCGTTCTGGTAGTGCAATACCAGGGCGCGCATCAGCGGCATCCCCGTATCATGCATTTCCCTGGAGGCGGCGTATAGATAGGGTGTGAGCCGATAGCGGAGGGCATCAAATTTTTTAAAAATATGCAGGATGGTATCGCCATAACGCCAGGGTTCTTTATAATCGGGGTGGTCCATGCCGAAGAGGTGCGCCACAGGGCTCATCAGCCCGAACTGGCACCACCGGATGTACAGTTCGGGATCGGCCTTGTGTTCAAAGCCGCCCATGCAATGCGCCCAGTTTCCCACACCGGAGACGCCGATATTAAGTCCAGCCTTGATCACAGGTTCAAAATACTGCCATTCACTGGGCCAGTCTCCGGCAAAAATATAAGGATACCGTTGGATGCCCGCGTATCCTTCCCGGGTGAGGTTCATGCCCCTGATCCCGTTAAAATCCCGGAACTTTTCGTAGGGCGCTTTCGCGTAGGCGATGGGAAAAACATTGTGGAGTTTCCGTGCTTTTTCGTCGGTGGGACCAGTTTTTTCACTTTCATTGGCCAGTCCGCCAAAGGCGCTTCCTTCATCCGTTTTCAGGAACATCGCACCTTGGGAGGCGATGCGCATTACGCCATGGTTCCACCACCAGTTCACGGAAGTGGAATCGAAGAAGTTCACGAACTCCCCCTTGTTGCCCGGTTCAGGGTAAACATATCCTTTTTCGCGGGCCGTATCCAGCAGTTGCAAAGTATTCCCGTTATCGAACCGGGGCCGGATGTGCATACCCACCATCTTATAGTTCATCTTGTACAAACTATCGAACATGAGCCGCGGATTTTTGAATGTTTCCCGCCATTCAAAAGAGGTGGCGCCTTTTCCACCGTTCTTTCCAAAAATCCGCCATACGGAATCGAGGTGAAGGATGTCCACGGGAATGCCCAGTTCCCTGAACTTTCTTGCAAGCGCCAACACATAAGTATCGGAGGTGAGCGCTTCGTGCCCCCAGGTTCCGCCGGCGTAAGTACCTACATGTAAACCCAACGCGAATTCGGGGAGCAATGGTGATTTTCCAGTGATATCGGTATAACGATCCAGTATAACCGGGAACGATGAGCCATACATAAAATAGTAATCCATTTCACCACCATCCGCGGAAAAACTGTACTGTCCGGGCGTGGAAAAACCCATGTCCCAGGTCGTGGCGAAGGAGTTGTGGAAGAAGATGCCATACCCTTTTGTACTCATAAAAAAGGGAACGGGCGAATAGTTGGCCTCGTTCACATTATAGGCGCCGATCACGTGCGGCAATCCCTTTCCCCTGCCCACGTTCAGCCGAAGTTTTTTACTGCGCTGGTCGAGGAAATCCATTCTTTCACCGAAGCCGAAAAAATGTTCGGAAGCATCCAATGATTTCGTGGTAGTGATGGTATCTTCTTGCTTTGAACTTCCGCCTTCGGCCACATTTTTCTCCGCGGAAAGCAGCTTGCCACCGGAAGTGTACACATCAATAGAAAATGGGGTTTTATTGATCCTCACGGAGAGTTTGGCGGTGCTCAGCTGAATAGCGGTACCTTTGTCGGCAGCGGTAACATTCACCGGTGCCCAGTTGTACTTCACCACCATCCATGGTTCGTTGGCTTCAAAACGTCCATCCCAACTGGTTCTTACCCGAAAAACATCGTCGGTACAGAATTCGATCCTGGTTTCTCCATTGGTGGTAAGAAATCTGAAAACATTGTTGCTGCGCTGGAAATTCCCTTTGAGATCGCCCATGCTTTTCTGGGCGTTGGCGTGCAGTAAAATTAGCATCAGAAAGCAAAGGGCGGCAATTCTTTTTACAATCGTCATGGCAAACCTTTTTCGGTAAGCACGCAATATAATTAACCGTATGGAGGCACCATCCTGTAGTGAGGGGCTGTGTTAGAGCCGGTTACTTTCCGCGGCAATAAATCTGCTGAGTTGCATGTTTGGATGGTTCCAATGGTAGCCCAACCTTACTATGATACTGTTGTTGGCGGGATTCACATAGATGTATTGCCCCAGGATGCCCAATGCGTAAAAGGCACTGCCAGTATAGGAGATAAAAAATCTTTTAGTGCCATTGGTGGTTCTGTACGATTGTACGCGCCCGTTATGAAAAGAAGTGTTTGTAAGCGCTTTTACAGCGGTGGAAGAATCTTCAAATTCAGTATATGCGCCACTTCCCCAGAACTGGTTCTTATACCCTTCCGCGGCGTGCATGGCTTCCATGGAAATAGTATTGTTTACCCAGCTTTCAGTGATCAGTTGCTTCCCGTTCCAGTTGCCTTTGTTGAGGTAAAGCCTTCCGAACTTCGCGAAGTCCCTGGCGGTGGCGTTGATGCCCGCGTAGGCCAGTTCGTGCTTGCGTTTATCGGTGGTCCAGGTGGCCGCGTATTCCATGCCGAGGGGGTCCCAGAGTTTCTGTTGAAGATAGGCCACGGGTTTCATGCCCGTTGCTTTTTCGAGCACCATGGCGAGCAGCAATGTATTGATGCTCTGGTAATCCATTTTGCCGGGCGCTTCTTTGATCTTCACTTTGTACACATGCGGAATCATATTGGGGCGGAAGGCCATTTTGATGGCATCGTCCTTCAGACCGTAACTGCCTTCGTTCCAAACCAGTCCGCTGCGCATGTCCAGTAAATGCTGGATGGTGATGCGGGCGAACCGTTCATCTTTTTTCAGAAAGCGTGGGAGGTAATTGGTGAAAGGCTCGTTGAGGGAACTTATTTTTCCTTCTTCCAAAGCCATTCCTATTAATGTGGCCACGAACGATTTGGCTACCGAGAACGAGGGCAGCAACGATTGCTGGTTGAAACCATTGAAATAATTTTCGTACAGGAGGGAATCGTTCCGGATCACCAGGAAAGCCGCGGTGCCGGTACCTTGTAAAGCTTTGTCCAGCCTGTTCTTCAATATGGTATCTGGTTGTGGCGCGGTTGTAAAAGAAAAACGTGCGCCGTTGTTGTTCATGGGAACGGAGGGCATGTCTTCGTGGGAACGGAGGTTCAGGTTCCTGAATTTGTATGCGCGGGCCATATAGCAAGAGGGCAGGAATGGCAGCGCCGCCAGGAGCAACAAGGGAAGTTTAGGCATAACGTTGATGGTTAATGCCGTTAAGATAAGGGATTGATGGCTGGAAGAAAAGTTAAAAACCCGCTGTTGGCGGGGGGCCTACAACAGCCTGTAACCTAAAACGAGCGAACTGGTCTTGTAAGAAGAATTCCACAACAAATAGGACCCAACAATATCCCTGGGCGTCTGGTACCGGAGTTCCGCACTGAACTTGTTTTTATACCGGAACCCCGCACCGATCCCCCAGTTCCGTCTTCCATCCACCTTCAATTCATTCCGGTTCTGCCCGTTGGATTGTTCTACCACGACCGAAGAAGCGAAGCTGATATCGAGGATATGAGCGGCATTCAGAAACAATGCAGCTTGTTCATTCAACATAAAATAATGTCTTAGTCCCACCTGCGCCTCTACCGATTTATAGTTTACGCTTGTAATGACATCGGTATTCAACACGGAGGAAGATTTCCTGGACGATTCACCACTGAAATACTGAAAAACAGGCTCTGCCAGCAAGGCCCATTTTCCTTTATTGTATGGCAATACAAATTCCGCCTGCAAGCCAAACCCGAAAGCGGGCTTGCTGCTCATTTGCGCGCCACGGTAGCTGCTTGAACTGTTCTCCAGTTCAAAGGAAGATATATTCAGGCGCGGGCGTACCAACAGGTGAACACTCATCTTCTTGTTGCTTTTTTCGAATACAACCGGTTCAAAGCCCTCGCAGGTATTGTATGCGCGAAAAACACGCATCAGTTCATTCCGGGCATAACTTAATTGCTGAAAATTTTCCTTTGAAAGATCTTTACAGGTAAGTTGCTCTTCCAATTGCTGCCTGAAAGCATTATTCTGGGCCGATGCAGTAGCCGAAACAAAATAACTTTTAAAAACGAGTTGTTGTATCGTGCCACCATCTTTGTTAAAGAAGAAGCGTAACAGGGAGCCGTCTTCATACTTGTAAAGATTGGCCTTTCCTTCCATCAGCATTTCCAGGAAGAGTGTTTCTTCTTTAAAATCAGGCGCGCTTTCTTCACTCAGCTGGTTCATGTCTTCGCTGGAGCGATCGATGAGTACCGTCTGGCTGATGAACCTGAACGTGTTGTAAACACTGAATTCGCGAACATCTTTTACAGAAGCCCATTTTGCTTCCCCTGTTTCAGAAAGTTTGTATTGAAATCGTGTAGGATTACTTTTCCACTCATTGTTCCGTATAAAGCATTCCGTTTTCACGCCAAGGGAATCAATGATGTATCCTTTTTCAAAAGTGATCTGGGCTTGAGCGGAAAGACAGGTAAGGGTAAGGAACAGGAGATACAGTTGCTTTTGCATGTAAGGTAAATGGTTATGGCTTAAGGGTTAAAATGCAATCGGTTACAAAATACATAAAAAATAGGATACGGGGTTACTTGGTGTGAGATTTTTTTGAATTATTACCTTCTTCTCTCTCAGCGTCTTTTATAAGTGACTATCTCCAGGTAACAGGAATGTCTTTAAATTCGAATCCGCCTTTGTTGCCCGTAAACTCTATTGCTATTAGTTTCAGCAGTTTGGTGGCGGGTAATATTTTCCTGAATTCAAACACAGCTTTTACGGGCGTATCGGTATATACTTTTCCCCGGAATCCGCCGCTTCCAATATTGATACCACTGCTTTCAAATTCGTTGCCTTGTATGTCTACCACATTCGATTTCCGGAAACTGATTTCAGTATTGGCCGCACGATTGGTAATAAGCAGGGTGAGCCTGATTGTCTGTTCCTTTATATTGCCTTCGCAGGTGAGGATGCTGAAATCTATATTTTCGAAGTTTGCCGATTTAACGGGAGCAAGTATTTTGAGCGTTTTCCTGAGGTACTCATTCTCTTGCAGAAGCTCCTTACAATCGGTTGGCTGGGCGAAAAGTGGCATGGTGCAAAAGAATAGGAAAAAGCCTGAAAGCAGGAGGGATGATTTCATAACAAAAGGTTTAACAGAGGGCTGAAATTACAGAAACCTGAAAAGTGGGTAGTGAAAAGTTTTGTGAAAATTGAGGGGCGTGCAACAACGTTCATGGAATCAACAGACCTTTCAATGTGGGTTTATACTTATGTGATTAAGTCCAAGCGTCTTTCAAAAAGGGCGCCATACTGCCCTTTTTGGCCCACTTTAATTATAATTGAAAACCATTTTAATTAAAAAGTGTTTTTTAATGCCCTTTATAATGAATTTTAATTCGGAATGTTTAAA encodes the following:
- a CDS encoding trans-aconitate 2-methyltransferase — its product is MNTSSLNWNASLYDTKHDFVSKYGEALLDILDARPGETILDVGCGTGDLAGQIAASGAQVTGFDFSPDMIDAAKTKFPDIEFHVASASNFQFPGTFDAVFSNATLHWVLDYKGAAQCMYRALRKGGRLVLEMGGKGNVGSIVSTLRAELRDKGFEKNATAQCWYFPSLAEYATVLENAGFRVRFATHFDRPTPLKEEGIVNWLRMFGSAFFHGMTENDITEVLQQVQEKLKPTNFIDGVWTADYKRLRVVAVKE
- a CDS encoding OsmC family protein, encoding MKRRATAVWKGNGPDGSGSLNAPSGFFNDTPYSAKTRFQNEDGKAGTNPEELIAAAHSGCFNMALSFALTQAGFVAEELTTEATVTLDQVDGGFAITAIALKLTGKVPGIDAEKFTEFANGAKAGCPVSKALSAVPISLDVSFIG
- a CDS encoding glycoside hydrolase family 31 protein, producing the protein MTIVKRIAALCFLMLILLHANAQKSMGDLKGNFQRSNNVFRFLTTNGETRIEFCTDDVFRVRTSWDGRFEANEPWMVVKYNWAPVNVTAADKGTAIQLSTAKLSVRINKTPFSIDVYTSGGKLLSAEKNVAEGGSSKQEDTITTTKSLDASEHFFGFGERMDFLDQRSKKLRLNVGRGKGLPHVIGAYNVNEANYSPVPFFMSTKGYGIFFHNSFATTWDMGFSTPGQYSFSADGGEMDYYFMYGSSFPVILDRYTDITGKSPLLPEFALGLHVGTYAGGTWGHEALTSDTYVLALARKFRELGIPVDILHLDSVWRIFGKNGGKGATSFEWRETFKNPRLMFDSLYKMNYKMVGMHIRPRFDNGNTLQLLDTAREKGYVYPEPGNKGEFVNFFDSTSVNWWWNHGVMRIASQGAMFLKTDEGSAFGGLANESEKTGPTDEKARKLHNVFPIAYAKAPYEKFRDFNGIRGMNLTREGYAGIQRYPYIFAGDWPSEWQYFEPVIKAGLNIGVSGVGNWAHCMGGFEHKADPELYIRWCQFGLMSPVAHLFGMDHPDYKEPWRYGDTILHIFKKFDALRYRLTPYLYAASREMHDTGMPLMRALVLHYQNDERVYNITDQYMLGPSLMVCPVTVKGAQTRTVYLPEGEWVNFWTGSRHKGKQYLHVVTPIDEMPMFVKAGAILPMQPAMLYHGESAVDTLTLQVYDGSSGTCKMYQDDGKSLDYQKGGFAFTSVQLLKEKNTTKITVNKPSGDFEVPPTQYALRFYTTVKPVKITINGKALTDTEWRYDTTKQLLTVENAGDNSREINILVQ
- a CDS encoding serine hydrolase translates to MPKLPLLLLAALPFLPSCYMARAYKFRNLNLRSHEDMPSVPMNNNGARFSFTTAPQPDTILKNRLDKALQGTGTAAFLVIRNDSLLYENYFNGFNQQSLLPSFSVAKSFVATLIGMALEEGKISSLNEPFTNYLPRFLKKDERFARITIQHLLDMRSGLVWNEGSYGLKDDAIKMAFRPNMIPHVYKVKIKEAPGKMDYQSINTLLLAMVLEKATGMKPVAYLQQKLWDPLGMEYAATWTTDKRKHELAYAGINATARDFAKFGRLYLNKGNWNGKQLITESWVNNTISMEAMHAAEGYKNQFWGSGAYTEFEDSSTAVKALTNTSFHNGRVQSYRTTNGTKRFFISYTGSAFYALGILGQYIYVNPANNSIIVRLGYHWNHPNMQLSRFIAAESNRL
- a CDS encoding DinB family protein, whose amino-acid sequence is MSKTINTLLKEMQDEAVTTRKMLSIVPEDKYDWKPHPKSMSMRQLATHIAELPSWVSMAVTTDELDFATSPYTPVQIHNNEELLAYFEKNLESGLELLSKSNEEKLDEKWVLRSGNDIYVNTTKAGMMRVSLSQTIHHRAQLGVFLRLLDIPIPGSYGPSADDMSF
- a CDS encoding helix-turn-helix domain-containing protein, which translates into the protein MANYYLDSRTGISGEALREVFRNFGPVQPTVSGKEEHVSYTELRPHPALSGFIHCYWELKTESPLQNPFNYRVVADGCVDVFADVLQPQENFVMGFCSGYTEFPLPRFFHYAGIRFLPGAFPLFFPVNAADLANRSVQLDMVNKACCIFLETMADAFQDAAIFKQKADAFFLPKAHHALLAADPRVLNALALLIGNAGNIPLEHNRETGISSRQLRRLFGHYIGESPKTFGKVVRFQQLLAAKPSVISLKKEKLFFDLGYYDQAHFIKDFKTMFGTTPSQAF
- a CDS encoding VOC family protein, producing the protein MRINFFTAMLALVCWFTPAGHANIKTTTMKMNAGIVTSKLEATKAFYQEVLHFGVTFENEFYLLMHTPGKQAELAFLLPDHPSQQPIFQPAFPGKGMFLTIEVDNVDEVYKEISAKHIPIAISLRDEPWGDRHFAILDPNGIGIDIVTYKPQ